A region of the Mytilus trossulus isolate FHL-02 chromosome 11, PNRI_Mtr1.1.1.hap1, whole genome shotgun sequence genome:
TAACATTGAGACAAACAAGTTGCTAGATTAGTTCTAGAAGTACCTACATACCTCCCTTCTCTGTAAATATCCGTTTTACTCTTCGcgaaatataaatgtatgtagaATAAATCGTTATTTCGATACCTCTCAAAGTAACTAGTTCTGAAAACCTTATTACACCAGAATAGCTTAATAACACTTACAAACAGTTCTTGAGTCTTTATGATTACTAATAAGATTAACATAAGTATAAATAATGTTTCGCAAAATGTCTGGTGTAAAAAGATCTTTCCTCGTAATAAAATTTCCTAATTTTCTATGAAATAACTATGGATGTTAACTACACTAAATGTCTGAAATCTGAATTATATGAGAGATGGAAGGATATTGTTCAAGGATATAAATGTTTTCCACCATCGACATTATTGATACTTCCGGTAATGTACGATGTTTCATCTGATGCCAAGAAGAGCAAGAGAGAAACAACATCTGCTGGTGTTCCCGCCCTTTTGATGTGTGCTTGTCTTGCTGCCTTTTCTGCATACTATAAAGAAAGAGGGAAATTTTAGACATTGAAATATGCATAAGTATCGTAATTGGTTGACATGGATTTcggaaaatatcttttttttttttgacatcgGTACATTTGTTAGTTTAAATCATCAAGTAACAataccttatcccggcctcgcGTTAACATTACATAATTTTCTGTATAACAAATGCACAggttttgatattaaatttcctttttttttatttgcacatGAACATAATTAGTTACACACATGTGATTGCATAATAGTTATATACACTAAAAAGAAGATATATACTATATTTAATAGACACAGCTGTTTTAGTTTGATACTTTGCAGATAATGATTTTAAGACAGAGGCtgttatatatgaaatatatatatatatacatcatatGTGGagtctatttgtttttagtttttttgtttttatgatattatagGAGTCCAGGGGTTTCAGCAGTTTTCTGCCCTACtgagtaatttatttttatagaatatatttttttctataaataagttctcctttaaataatgtttaagtgCTATTATATTGGTTTGTTCCATAGAATATTTACTTCTATAGATGTAGAGTTTTCTTAACAAATATTAAGTTTCTTTTTAACAATCTGTTTTAGGTACGTTCGAGACGTTATGTATAgaagcaaaaatttaaaatatatgttagtATCTCGataaaaaagaaaccaaagtCAAAACACCGAAAATCTGTTCAAGACATATTTTTCAGAAGGTATAGAAACAACATAAGTACTTATTTCAATGCACTTGATCCAAAATTCTCATTATGAACACTAATGTTTCTGTGAACCAATAGGCTTACATATGTAAAACTTAAAGATCAACCCAAACGTTGATGAGatacatgttataaaacaaaacaaaacagactTAAAAGACGTCCAAAACCAGGACAGGGAATCATATCAATATCAAAAGTGAATTACAGCGATATCGACTCCAAGATCGACTCTATTCATAATTTATTGACAGAACAATATATGCAAAAAACCTGTTTTTGGTCTTCTTCTGTAGCCTTCAAACCACTATTACGAAGAATATTGGTACCATCAATGAAGCTTGGACtacaatttaataataaaatacaatgaagTTACATATTAAGTATGACAAcaaaacatgaataaatatttagtaataaaaaatattatatttaagtacatgtatgtatatgaaatcatttatatcagaaaagaaaaactaaataatagaATGATAAAAGTCGgcatttgttataatattgtaatCTAAGTATTGTCAAcatatttcatcaaatttaaataaatttcttcTTATTATGTCCCTTGAAAATGTAActtgtgaaataaaatgaaaaacaacacgTTCTATACATTTCATGCATCCGAAACTGTTCACTGGATTTACTTTCATCAGGAAAGCtaaaagccaaatatttgaagGCCAAGGATTTTTTATAACTGAAACAAAcgaagagctatatgacaaaaataacctAAAAAATAGCCAAATCTATCTTAAGCCAAGTTTGCCTGAAACTGAAATGTAtccaatgaaattatttctcCAATATGTGAGGTTAAAACATTTCTTGaagatattatatttttggaaCAGGTCGAAGTTggtgttttgttatattttcagatttaaaCGAGGCTgccaaatatattttagacaAAGCGTTGCGTACCCtgtttaatagttatcaaaggtccAATGATTATAGTTCAATACTCCAAATGCGCCTTTTGTATACATAAGATCAaacagtgacgctcatatcagaatatatataaagccaaacaagtacaaagaaaAACGTTGCTCACTGATCCGTGAAATGAGGTAAAACCAATTTGCTAAACTTGTCTGACGGACAGACACTACACAACAGCCGTTCGCcattaaatacattttgaaatgatttcaaagttttgaaaataaccTTCTGACGTCAGTTAAAAAATTACTGCAATTTATTCAGCTGTAGATTTCTTTTCAGAGTACAGAATAATACAGGACAAATGTATGGTCTCAGCCTACTGAAGAAAATGGAGAAAAATATTGTGTACTGAAAGCACATCTTTtctgttaaataattttttaaatttctggcACTGAAGGTTAATTTCTGGCACTGACTGTTTATTGATAACAAATCAAGGTACTTGGTACCATATCAccaaatacaaatgtaattaGAACTTACTTGATAGCATTAACTCTTACACCGTGAGCTCCtaattctgaaataaatttatttaatcaatatttttttcaatgatttgtTCATTAACTGTATGCGTCAATACAGTTAAGCCCgatatatgttttaagttaatATCTAGTGTTTTCAaacagagggacgaaagatattaGAGGAACAGTAAAActcacaaatcgaaaataaactgacaacgccttgttaaaaattgaaaaagacaaacagacaaaagatagaacacatgacacaacatattaAACTGAAGAATAAGCAACTCAAACCCCATCAaacactaggggtgatctcaggtgctcaggaagggtaaacagatcctgctccacatgtggcaaccgTCGTGTGGCttttgtgataacaaatccggtaaatagtctagtTCGGTATGTGACATTCACTAAAGGGAAGATGATTCTTATttcgacgtaaggaacatattccATATCATtcgtgaaacggttattccataacggtcaaccaactcgtgatggcgtccataaaaagtactaaaatatgatttcaacttcaccatttggaactcttggtttaatagcttccttgggAGCAGCAATTCTCTATCAAGCaaatcataataggaaatgtAAGTACGGGTACATCGTATTAATTGGTAGATATATACCCTGTATGCAGTTGCTGCTGGAATTTTGCTACTAAAAAATAgcaagttcacaattggaaagctgaaatcagcCCTATTGTCgtaaaattatgttttcaaCCACCCCTCATTGTCAAGTTTTAGGTTTAAGTCAAGATAGGAGGCCTACTTAATTGTCTCTGTTGCATCCCTTATCTCTAGCTCGACGGGATAGTTTCGTTCAACATAgttaccaaattttgaattatttaggttaagaacgtcatctatatagcggagaGTATGTaattaaaggatattgctaactttttATCTTCTTCCTAaaaagttcctgtatgaagtcagactcacaataataaagaaacaagtcgggaAAAAGAGGGGCACAACTGGTTCCGATAAGAATACCGACAGGCTATTGAAAACACGTCATCAgtacgtaacaaatatgttgtcaatcgaAAAATCAAGGATCTTGATAATGCCggttttagatattttttttgtttgaagcaGAGTAATCCATTACAAATTAGGATTTATTCCTCCCTAAgtcaagatacttgtatctacgttgaccattctttttttatgaaataaggCATTACCGACTCTTTCAATttatcttttagtttggaatgtggaatacttgtataaatttgtagaaaagtcaaatgttgtattactattgcaagattaatgagagttagattgtatgtactctaaaagatctttgggaTAATTTTTAAGTATCTAATTCACGCCAACTCttgaataggcagtttcactaTAACTTTGAAACCCGTCTTATATTGCTGATTAACATGTTAGTAATTAAGAAAgagtttcgtggagcacttgaaagacccagcaatatactgttgtttgtaagGCCACTTATGTAGTTAAGGTATTCAATACAGAGATGGAAAATCAAGTTCTTCGTCTcaggttgaaattccaaaggaacatagaacagacctataaTTGTCCAGGATCttctctttggtaagtgtcgtgagggtatatgttgagtttcctaGTACATTGTCAATACTTAATTCTTTAATCgagcagttaatgtaatgaatTTTTACATACACAAACGATATTCTTTAGGTCTATATCTTcagggacaacaacatatttgttttggagCTAGGATACATGTTTTGGAACATCTGTTTTTTAAAGATTGACATAGAATGGGCATTAAAAGCCCCATTCATTTTCTGATTTGAATCAACGACATCACCGCTttaatccattcggaaagagtGTTTATATCTTTCTCCCGCGCTTAGCCCAGTGCCTCGACTGAATCCTcgacaaaataaaatagaacttaacacatttttggaaaaaaagtgaGTGTTTAAACAAAGTTTTCAAACGGAAAGGACCATTAATTTGGTCGACGGACATACATAACCAGGGAATACTATGTTATAAACATTATtgcaaaacttatttaaataaactttagaTGAGAAAAAATGGACAGTTAAACAACAGATAAAATGATGTCAAGCATTATACCATCACAAACTAAATTGTTGAAagtcttttcttttaaatgtttaaatagaCAATGCAATCAATTACAAGACAGAAAAAGTACCAATGATCTTGATTGTTTGGCGAAATTGGCAATTCCCGCTTATTCATATAGACATATTACtataaactaaatatatgtAACCTTTGGCTAGACACTTTGTAAGCATATCAATAGCTGTTTTTACCATGCAGTAAACTATTATTCTCGGTTGCTGAAAaacatatacaatttattttgtatatacatttcaattttatataataattttgcattatatataaaaattcatattacACTTTAAGTATCCAAGTTACTAAGGAGTGAAATATGTTATGCATTACACATGTTCTTGTATGATCTATATATACAACAGCAACAAGTTTTATACTATATTTGTCCACTCGAAACAGtagtattttactatttatagCGCAAGGCTTGCcgagctttttattttttttaaatctaactgtcgagagtggatagTCGAGTTACAGTTGTGGAATCTGTTTATCTTATGAATTTAATCcctctttttcaaagatttgaggaaagttgtgtacttttgatGTGTCGTCACCTTTTGCATAACGTCACACTAAGAAAATGCagatgaaaacaataaaatttatcgtcataattaaaattcaaccaataatttgccgagaacagatttgTCACTATTGaggagaaacatttttttaacatcgttcaggaaatgtgaaaatagcccAAAAATTAGAGAATCTATGATGCAAACATTGGTggctttctttatttttcaagtgcaaataaataattaacttAATTCCCAAGGAAACTGCTTGCCTGTTCAGATGGCAAGCAAACAGCATGCAACTGCATACAAATTATTGTTGTTTTGCTGGGTGTCGTTTTAAATAACACAGTGTTCGAACAAagtacaatttcatttttaatttgataatgtCTGATTTAAAGAATGTACATAAAATATGAaactattaataaaatatacttaCCGGTATCGTGGAACTGTTACTTGACATGTAGATTATATTACCtacattaaaaagtttaattacttaaaatatatttagatcgattttttatgaatgtatctattaaaaagaaaagatttttttggcaTAACAGTTTAAAATTACGTGATATATTCCATATTggttattgaaaaatgtatatcaATCTCGATTTTTGATGCAATGAAAGTTATCCTACAATGTATCTTTTGTTACATTCTCCTGAAAGTATGAAGTtgcaaaaacatttgaaaattgaaaaacaaaacttgttACTTTGAGATAAGACAAGCACAGTACCAAAAAAACGAATTTAGTTTTCCATTATACTACTAAACATTTTGATTCTTTTAGATACGGCAAGCATAGTTGTGACAGAAAACAATAGTTTTCCCTCTTactaacaaatattttatttccttgagATAAGGCAAGCATAGTTGTGCCAGAGCAAAATAGTTGTCCTTTATAATagcaaacattttgtttattagaGATAAGGCAAGCATAGTTTCGCAAGAAAGATTACGTTTTCTATCAAACTAGCAAACCTTTAGTTTCTTTGAGGTATGGCAAGCATAGTTCTGCCAGAAAGAATCAAATTTTCCctcatataaacaaaaactttttttttacacttgtCGAGTAgtttttggggccttttatagcttgctgttcggtatgagccaagatttcgtgttgaaggccgtacctagacctataaaggtttacttttataaattgttatttgaacgAAGATTTGTTTCATTGGGCTCATACAACATCTTACTATATCTATTGAGAAAGAATTAATTTCCTCTCATGCATACACACAAACCTTTTGTTTCTTTGAGATGAGGCAAGCATAGTTGTGCCAGGAAGAATTTCGCCTTCTGGTTAACATTGAGGAATTTATCGTAATCCTCTTCCTTAGTTTCACTTACATGAAAAAACATGGCATAGCCTGCAATGTCAGCCTAAAACGTATGTACATAATGtggattcctttattttcttgggtatcaattttcgtgaatTCAGTAAACATTGTATTTCGTGGACATTTAATattgtggttttgccaaagtctacACACAAACATATAGAACATGTGCATTTCGTTGTTTGATtatacccacgaaatccacgaaaattgatatcccaTGAATAAGAATGAATCCACAGTGTATGCGATATAGTCTTTTGATACTGAGGGGCGTAAGCCACAAATATTTGGGACTACATAtatcttatttgtataaaagtaatacataattattttctcttttctctTATTCGATGAGagcaatttattttgatacattgtaAAACAAGAACAGTGTAATTATCTCAGATTTACTAGATACACTTTGCAATGAAAACCTAATTGCTTCTATTTTTCTGTGATCAAGTTTGTCGATACCTTATCGCTGCTTTTGTATGGCAGAATGAATCGCTGTACTATCATAtgatgtggttttttttattaccaaaGCATGAACGTTTTATCAATAAATGATACGTTCCGATTACAAAACTTGTATTAAAAaaggtatgatttccaatgttAGCACTATGTTATATAGGAATAATGAATGTGTGTATCTGTTGATCGAATATTAACTGGATGTTGACTTAGTTTTGTTGGGTCGCTTCTTTTTTAGTGGTTACATCATATTTTCTTTCGT
Encoded here:
- the LOC134689666 gene encoding uncharacterized oxidoreductase TM_0325-like yields the protein MANFREKVVLITGASSGIGEATAIKLAEHGASLFLVALEEDKLQIVQQKCMEKGLEEEKIGFCSGDLSQSAFREEIVQNLKQKFGRLDILADIAGYAMFFHVSETKEEDYDKFLNVNQKAKFFLAQLCLPHLKETKGNIIYMSSNSSTIPQPRIIVYCMVKTAIDMLTKCLAKELGAHGVRVNAINPSFIDGTNILRNSGLKATEEDQKQYAEKAARQAHIKRAGTPADVVSLLLFLASDETSYITGSINNVDGGKHLYP